The proteins below are encoded in one region of Aestuariivirga litoralis:
- a CDS encoding MocE family 2Fe-2S type ferredoxin, with the protein MMTNWVEVCDKDDINQEDVIRFDHEGKSYAIYRSPDDKFYATDGLCTHERVHLADGLVMDTIIECPKHNGRFDYTTGAAKGAPVCVNLKTYPVKIENLKIFIAIV; encoded by the coding sequence ATCATGACCAATTGGGTGGAGGTTTGCGACAAGGATGACATCAATCAGGAAGATGTGATCCGCTTTGATCATGAGGGAAAGTCCTACGCGATCTATCGTTCACCCGATGACAAGTTCTACGCGACCGACGGGCTTTGCACGCATGAGCGCGTCCATCTCGCCGATGGGTTGGTGATGGACACCATCATCGAATGCCCCAAGCATAATGGCCGGTTTGACTACACCACGGGTGCAGCCAAGGGCGCGCCTGTTTGCGTGAACTTGAAAACATACCCTGTCAAAATCGAAAACTTGAAGATCTTCATCGCAATTGTCTGA
- a CDS encoding helix-turn-helix domain-containing protein — MPDNPRSDIHNSDVPIVCRACEARHKGVCGALNPQQLTELARHTTKHKYDASAGLVSDGAKVDRYANIMSGVIKLAKLTADGRQQIVGLQFAPDFLGRPFSQISDFDVEAATDVRVCSFPRDVLNKLTRESPELEHRLHAQTLKELDEARDWMLALGRKSASERVAGFLCFIAEHINPEIEFETGPVRFDIPLKRADMADFLGLTIETVSRQLTKLRQARVIEIENNRTVIIPDLAKLRAATGA; from the coding sequence GTGCCAGATAACCCGCGTTCCGATATTCACAATTCCGATGTCCCCATTGTCTGTCGGGCATGCGAGGCGCGGCACAAAGGCGTTTGCGGCGCGCTCAATCCGCAGCAACTGACGGAACTGGCCCGCCACACGACCAAGCATAAGTATGACGCGTCTGCGGGCCTCGTGTCGGATGGTGCTAAGGTTGATCGCTATGCCAATATCATGAGCGGAGTTATCAAGTTGGCCAAGCTCACCGCAGATGGGCGGCAGCAGATCGTGGGTTTGCAATTTGCTCCGGACTTCTTGGGGCGGCCTTTCAGCCAAATCAGTGATTTTGACGTCGAGGCTGCGACAGATGTGCGGGTTTGTTCGTTCCCGCGAGATGTGCTCAACAAGCTCACGCGGGAAAGTCCGGAGTTGGAACACCGCCTGCATGCACAGACTCTGAAAGAACTCGACGAGGCGCGTGACTGGATGCTCGCTCTGGGCCGCAAATCGGCGAGTGAACGCGTGGCTGGTTTCCTGTGTTTTATTGCAGAACATATCAATCCGGAGATAGAATTTGAAACAGGACCCGTCCGCTTCGATATTCCGTTGAAGCGCGCCGACATGGCGGATTTTCTGGGCTTGACCATCGAGACTGTGAGCCGCCAACTCACCAAGTTGCGCCAAGCCCGTGTGATCGAGATCGAGAACAACCGCACCGTCATAATTCCCGATCTTGCCAAGCTGCGCGCGGCGACAGGTGCCTAG
- a CDS encoding ABC transporter permease: MSDQPASTGASTTGLSKVRRFPPEVSILGVLLGIILVFEILGWIFIGESFILNKQRISIIILQVAVIGIIAVGVTQVIITAGVDLSSGSVVGFTAMVAASFAQSASNSRAAFLDPFYAKFGLSWFIDSSPFWSILFGILCGLLLGLINGYIIAKTKIPPFIATLGMMVSVRGLAKWYTLGQPVALLNDSFTWFGQSFNVGGFPIPRPVIIFIIVAVICHVALTYTRYGKFTYAIGANPQAARVSGIDIGRHLIKVYAVAGLLSGLAGVMTAARAQSGQPGMGVAYELDAIAATVIGGTSLAGGVGRITGTFIGTIILGVVTSGFTFLQVGAYYQEIVKGIIIVTAVVIDQQRQNRRRKSS, from the coding sequence ATGTCAGACCAACCAGCATCAACCGGCGCATCCACTACAGGCCTTAGCAAGGTGAGGCGATTTCCGCCTGAGGTTTCGATCCTTGGCGTTTTGCTCGGCATCATTCTGGTCTTTGAAATTCTCGGTTGGATTTTCATCGGTGAGAGTTTCATTCTGAACAAGCAGCGCATTTCAATCATCATCCTGCAGGTGGCGGTGATCGGCATTATCGCGGTTGGTGTCACCCAAGTAATCATTACGGCGGGTGTTGATCTGTCGTCCGGTTCGGTTGTTGGATTTACCGCGATGGTTGCCGCAAGTTTTGCCCAATCCGCCAGCAATTCCCGGGCGGCTTTTCTTGATCCGTTTTATGCGAAATTCGGGTTGAGTTGGTTCATCGATTCAAGTCCGTTTTGGTCAATCCTATTTGGCATTCTCTGTGGGTTGCTGCTCGGCCTGATCAATGGCTACATCATCGCGAAGACGAAGATACCGCCTTTTATCGCTACACTGGGAATGATGGTTTCAGTACGTGGCCTGGCAAAATGGTACACGCTGGGCCAGCCCGTGGCACTTCTGAACGACAGCTTCACCTGGTTTGGCCAGAGCTTCAATGTGGGCGGTTTTCCGATTCCCCGCCCAGTCATTATATTCATCATTGTCGCAGTCATTTGCCATGTGGCTCTGACTTACACGCGCTACGGGAAATTCACTTATGCCATTGGTGCAAACCCACAGGCGGCGCGTGTTTCCGGCATCGATATCGGCAGGCATCTGATCAAAGTCTATGCGGTGGCGGGTCTGCTCTCAGGCCTTGCCGGTGTGATGACAGCGGCACGCGCTCAATCAGGCCAGCCGGGCATGGGTGTGGCCTATGAGCTTGATGCCATTGCCGCCACTGTCATTGGAGGTACTTCTCTTGCAGGGGGCGTAGGGCGTATCACGGGAACATTTATTGGCACGATCATTCTCGGTGTGGTGACCTCCGGCTTTACCTTCCTGCAAGTCGGCGCCTATTATCAGGAGATCGTGAAAGGCATCATCATCGTGACGGCAGTTGTCATAGATCAACAGCGCCAAAATAGGCGTCGCAAATCGAGTTGA
- a CDS encoding hemerythrin domain-containing protein — MNAASTPHLLACEFRGHLARQEQLCDRLERLADSLPDALNVQEGLYVAQSLLPTVTLAHRFEEEKVFPLLHGTTHSATLERLGYEHMGDEEYAGDIIHALRAYVMERRSSNAEALAWMMRGFFEALRRHIAFEREHILPLLEKEKLP, encoded by the coding sequence ATGAATGCTGCCAGCACCCCCCATCTGCTTGCCTGCGAATTTCGCGGCCATCTCGCAAGACAGGAACAGCTGTGCGACCGGCTCGAGCGGCTGGCCGACAGTCTGCCGGATGCTCTCAATGTGCAGGAAGGGCTCTACGTGGCCCAGAGCCTGCTGCCCACCGTAACGCTCGCGCACAGGTTTGAAGAGGAAAAGGTCTTTCCGCTGTTACACGGCACTACTCATTCCGCGACACTGGAACGGCTGGGCTATGAACATATGGGTGATGAGGAATATGCAGGCGATATCATTCACGCCCTGCGCGCCTATGTCATGGAACGCCGCAGCAGCAACGCCGAAGCGCTCGCCTGGATGATGCGCGGCTTCTTTGAAGCCCTGCGCCGGCATATTGCCTTTGAACGTGAACACATTCTGCCTTTGCTGGAAAAAGAGAAGTTGCCGTGA
- a CDS encoding sugar ABC transporter ATP-binding protein, which translates to MVSPSTMKAVRDSGAVPGSEHLLEVDDVRKEFPGVVALDNVKFKLRRGSVHALMGENGAGKSTLMKIVAGIYTPDSGSFKLRGIDIRLQNPLDALENGIAMIHQELNLMGPMTVAENIWIRREPVNMFGFVNHGEMRRRTEELFNRLNIDIDPMVEVGTLSVANRQMVEIAKAVSFNSDVLIMDEPTSALTEKEVKHLFKIIRALKADGKGIIYITHKMNELFEIADEVSVFRDGKYIATRLSKDVTRDEIIRMMVGRDITQMFPKETVPIGDVVLSVKNLTLDGIFKDVSFDVRAGEILGIAGLVGSGRSNIAETVFGVSPASSGTISIKGKELAVTSPSIAMANGMAFLTEDRKETGCFLLLDIQENTQMAVLQTKYVNFGFVKQRALAADSKIMSDRLRVRTPDMQEPIINLSGGNQQKVLISRWLLTKPRILILDEPTRGIDVGAKAEIHRLVSELVKAGVAVIMISSEMPEVLGMSDRIMVVHEGRVTGFLDRKDADQVKIMELASH; encoded by the coding sequence ATGGTCAGCCCTTCCACAATGAAAGCCGTCCGCGACAGCGGCGCAGTTCCGGGCTCGGAACATCTCCTTGAAGTGGACGATGTTCGCAAAGAGTTCCCAGGCGTCGTGGCGCTAGACAATGTGAAGTTCAAGTTGCGCCGCGGTTCGGTCCACGCGTTGATGGGCGAAAACGGCGCTGGCAAATCGACACTGATGAAAATCGTTGCCGGCATCTACACGCCAGATTCCGGCTCGTTCAAATTGCGCGGCATCGATATCCGCTTGCAGAACCCCCTTGATGCCTTGGAGAATGGCATTGCCATGATTCATCAGGAATTGAACCTGATGGGGCCGATGACGGTGGCAGAGAATATCTGGATCAGGCGCGAGCCTGTGAACATGTTTGGTTTTGTGAACCACGGCGAGATGCGCCGCCGTACGGAAGAACTTTTCAACCGCCTAAATATCGACATTGACCCGATGGTCGAAGTGGGAACGCTCAGCGTGGCCAACCGCCAGATGGTTGAGATTGCCAAGGCCGTGTCGTTCAATTCCGACGTCCTGATCATGGATGAGCCAACTTCCGCACTTACTGAAAAGGAAGTGAAGCATCTCTTCAAAATCATCAGGGCACTTAAGGCTGATGGCAAGGGCATCATCTACATCACTCACAAGATGAACGAGCTGTTCGAGATCGCCGATGAGGTTTCGGTGTTTCGCGACGGAAAATATATCGCAACAAGACTGTCAAAAGATGTGACGCGCGATGAAATCATCCGCATGATGGTGGGCCGCGACATTACGCAAATGTTTCCCAAGGAGACAGTTCCGATTGGCGACGTTGTGCTCTCCGTCAAGAATCTGACGCTCGATGGGATTTTCAAGGACGTGTCGTTCGATGTGCGGGCGGGCGAAATTCTAGGGATTGCTGGATTGGTTGGGTCGGGTCGCTCCAATATCGCCGAAACCGTTTTCGGTGTTTCGCCTGCATCTTCGGGTACGATTTCCATCAAGGGAAAAGAATTGGCCGTTACATCACCCTCCATTGCCATGGCCAACGGCATGGCTTTTCTCACCGAAGATCGCAAAGAAACTGGCTGCTTCCTGCTGCTTGATATTCAGGAAAACACCCAGATGGCGGTGTTGCAGACTAAATATGTGAATTTTGGTTTCGTGAAGCAGCGTGCTTTGGCCGCTGACTCCAAGATCATGTCAGATCGCCTGCGCGTGCGTACGCCTGACATGCAGGAGCCGATCATCAATCTTTCTGGTGGCAACCAGCAGAAAGTTTTGATCAGCCGCTGGCTTTTGACCAAGCCGCGGATTCTCATTCTGGATGAACCGACACGCGGCATTGATGTTGGGGCCAAGGCTGAAATTCATCGTTTAGTTTCAGAGTTGGTGAAAGCTGGTGTTGCGGTCATCATGATTTCTTCGGAAATGCCGGAGGTTTTAGGGATGAGCGATCGTATCATGGTTGTACATGAAGGCCGGGTCACGGGGTTCTTGGATCGCAAGGATGCCGACCAGGTCAAGATTATGGAGTTGGCCTCGCATTGA
- a CDS encoding sugar ABC transporter substrate-binding protein — translation MKKFLLATAAIAMMSGTAFAGNIGVTMANTDTFLTVLQKGIEKAAKDAGQPVQVEIAENDVSKQLSQVQNFIAAKVDAIIVNAVDTSATVPMTKLANDAGIPIVYVNRQPIDVDKLGPKGAFVASNEADSGTLETKEVCKLLGGKGDILVMVGDLGNQAAVQRTKDIHEVIATDECKGMKILDEQTAVWDPVKAQDLMTNWIAAGKKPAAVIANNDNMAIGAINAMKAAGWNMKDVIVAGIDATQEALATMKAGDLDVTVFQDAAGQGKGAVDTAIKLVKGEKVDAKVYIPFQLVTPANMADYMSKN, via the coding sequence ATGAAAAAATTTCTTCTCGCCACCGCCGCCATCGCCATGATGTCCGGCACAGCTTTTGCCGGCAACATCGGCGTTACAATGGCCAACACCGACACGTTCCTGACCGTCCTCCAGAAGGGCATTGAAAAGGCCGCCAAGGATGCCGGCCAGCCGGTGCAGGTTGAAATTGCAGAAAACGATGTGTCGAAACAACTCTCGCAGGTGCAAAACTTCATTGCTGCCAAGGTGGATGCAATTATCGTGAATGCAGTGGACACATCTGCCACGGTGCCAATGACCAAGTTGGCTAACGACGCCGGCATCCCGATTGTCTATGTCAATCGTCAGCCCATCGACGTTGACAAGCTTGGCCCCAAGGGCGCGTTCGTTGCTTCGAATGAAGCTGACTCCGGTACACTGGAAACCAAGGAAGTGTGCAAGCTTCTGGGCGGCAAGGGCGACATTCTCGTCATGGTCGGCGATCTTGGCAACCAGGCCGCAGTTCAACGCACCAAGGACATTCATGAAGTCATTGCCACCGATGAGTGCAAAGGCATGAAAATTCTGGATGAGCAAACCGCTGTTTGGGATCCTGTGAAGGCCCAGGACTTGATGACCAACTGGATTGCCGCCGGCAAGAAGCCTGCCGCCGTGATTGCCAATAATGACAACATGGCGATCGGTGCCATCAATGCCATGAAGGCTGCTGGTTGGAATATGAAGGATGTGATTGTAGCCGGGATTGACGCTACTCAGGAAGCTCTTGCCACCATGAAGGCTGGCGATCTCGATGTCACAGTGTTCCAGGATGCCGCTGGTCAGGGAAAAGGCGCTGTTGACACTGCCATCAAGCTTGTGAAAGGCGAAAAGGTCGACGCCAAGGTCTACATTCCGTTCCAGCTCGTCACCCCCGCCAACATGGCTGACTACATGTCCAAGAACTGA
- the hemN gene encoding oxygen-independent coproporphyrinogen III oxidase: MTLNIAELLARQPSGLPRYTSYPPANHFEPDGGPALLGALVAAASAADKLSLYIHIPYCDRICWFCGCHTKQTMRYEPVADYVKVLVQEIALWGAELKRKVPVSALHLGGGSPSLLRREELQMIKEALHAAFDFSQTPEISIEIDPSDVKDGTIADLMSFGMTRASIGVQDFDPAVQAAINRPQSFELTRDVVRALRAAGIQSINIDALYGLPLQDTGKLALTLKKVLNLEPDRIALFGYAHVPWMKPHQRLIDEKTLPDSAMRLQQAEFAANVITDFDYRAIGIDHFAKPGDTLALAAKRGRLHRNFQGYSDDDASVRLGFGPSSIGCFPGGYVQNEVATGRYATLVQTGRLALARGLALSDDDRMRSFIIERLLCDFAFSFDELVKCFGVSALPLISQACGIAAGEYAELCWVDDAGLHMTDEARPVVRIIAAQFDTWLKPAEQRYSKVV; this comes from the coding sequence GTGACCCTGAACATTGCGGAGCTTCTGGCCCGTCAGCCTTCCGGACTGCCGCGCTACACAAGCTATCCACCAGCCAACCACTTCGAGCCCGATGGCGGCCCGGCCCTGCTGGGCGCGCTGGTTGCAGCGGCAAGCGCAGCAGACAAGCTCTCTCTTTACATCCACATTCCCTACTGTGACCGCATATGCTGGTTCTGCGGTTGCCATACCAAGCAGACGATGCGCTATGAGCCCGTGGCAGACTATGTGAAAGTGCTGGTTCAGGAGATTGCGCTCTGGGGCGCAGAACTGAAACGCAAGGTCCCGGTTTCCGCACTCCACCTGGGCGGCGGCAGCCCGAGCCTCCTGAGGCGTGAAGAGCTTCAGATGATCAAGGAGGCGCTGCATGCGGCTTTTGATTTCTCGCAGACGCCGGAAATCTCAATCGAGATTGATCCTTCAGATGTGAAGGACGGGACGATTGCGGATCTGATGTCTTTTGGCATGACGCGGGCCAGCATCGGGGTGCAGGACTTTGACCCGGCGGTTCAGGCTGCGATCAACAGGCCGCAGAGTTTTGAGCTGACGCGGGACGTGGTCAGGGCTCTACGCGCTGCCGGCATTCAGTCGATCAACATTGATGCGCTTTACGGCCTGCCCCTACAGGACACCGGGAAACTCGCGCTCACGCTGAAGAAGGTTCTCAATCTGGAGCCGGACCGCATTGCACTATTTGGCTATGCTCATGTGCCGTGGATGAAGCCGCACCAGAGGCTCATTGATGAAAAGACTTTGCCAGATAGCGCGATGCGCCTCCAGCAGGCAGAGTTCGCCGCCAACGTCATTACTGACTTTGACTACCGTGCGATCGGCATTGATCATTTTGCCAAGCCAGGCGACACGCTGGCACTTGCCGCCAAGCGTGGCAGACTACACCGCAATTTCCAGGGCTACAGTGATGACGATGCGTCCGTGCGGCTGGGCTTCGGCCCCTCCTCCATTGGCTGTTTCCCGGGCGGTTATGTGCAGAACGAAGTCGCTACAGGGCGTTACGCGACGTTGGTTCAGACGGGCCGCCTGGCGCTCGCCCGCGGGCTCGCGTTGAGTGACGATGACCGGATGCGCAGCTTCATCATCGAGCGGCTGTTGTGTGATTTTGCATTCAGTTTTGATGAACTGGTAAAATGTTTCGGGGTGAGTGCCTTGCCGCTGATCAGCCAGGCTTGTGGCATTGCTGCCGGTGAGTATGCGGAACTGTGCTGGGTAGACGATGCCGGGCTTCATATGACAGATGAGGCCAGGCCCGTGGTGCGCATCATTGCTGCACAATTCGATACCTGGCTGAAGCCCGCCGAGCAGCGTTACTCGAAAGTCGTCTAG
- a CDS encoding fatty acid desaturase family protein has protein sequence MTKVHKQRDYGMLGQDAKLAEEAGLKSAEWYHSEVSRQVMKDLMKRTDGPATRDTIVWLGAMVIFAAWAIYIWPSWWAVIPLLCYGVLYGSATDSRWHECGHGTAFKTRWMNNVVYQIACFMIMRNPTRWRWSHTRHHTDTIIVGLDPEIAVMRPPVLFKVLVAFTGILDAYDALKMMLINVAGIVTDEEKTFIPESEWPKVIFVARVWMLIYVATLAACFYFQSILPLLLVGLPRLYGAWHHILTGLMQHGGLADNVLDHRMNSRTVYINPISRFIYWNMNYHIEHHMFPMVPYHALPRLHEIIKGDLPAPSPSMGAAYREMIPVWWRQFKGEDYFLLRALPPTAKPYRPSLHGQSDPASILDSAS, from the coding sequence ATGACCAAAGTTCACAAGCAACGCGACTATGGAATGCTGGGGCAAGATGCCAAGCTTGCCGAAGAGGCCGGCCTGAAGTCAGCCGAATGGTATCATTCTGAAGTGAGCCGCCAGGTCATGAAAGACCTGATGAAACGGACGGATGGTCCCGCCACGCGCGACACGATTGTATGGCTCGGTGCCATGGTGATCTTTGCCGCCTGGGCAATTTATATCTGGCCAAGCTGGTGGGCCGTCATTCCACTCCTCTGCTATGGCGTACTCTATGGATCAGCGACGGATTCTCGCTGGCATGAGTGTGGCCACGGCACCGCCTTCAAGACGCGCTGGATGAATAACGTCGTCTATCAAATCGCCTGTTTCATGATCATGCGCAATCCCACACGTTGGCGCTGGAGCCATACGCGTCACCACACCGATACCATTATCGTCGGGCTCGATCCCGAAATTGCGGTGATGCGGCCACCGGTTCTGTTCAAGGTCCTTGTCGCCTTCACCGGAATTCTCGATGCCTATGACGCATTGAAAATGATGCTCATCAACGTTGCGGGGATTGTGACTGATGAAGAAAAAACCTTCATACCCGAATCTGAATGGCCGAAAGTTATTTTCGTCGCCCGCGTGTGGATGCTTATCTATGTAGCAACCCTTGCGGCTTGTTTCTATTTCCAGTCCATCCTGCCGCTGCTTCTGGTGGGCCTGCCTCGGCTTTACGGCGCTTGGCATCATATTTTGACTGGTCTGATGCAGCATGGCGGGCTCGCCGATAATGTACTCGACCACCGCATGAATTCGCGTACCGTCTATATCAACCCGATCTCGCGCTTCATCTATTGGAACATGAACTATCATATTGAGCATCACATGTTCCCGATGGTGCCTTACCACGCACTGCCCAGACTGCATGAGATCATCAAGGGCGACCTCCCTGCCCCCTCACCCTCCATGGGAGCCGCCTATCGTGAGATGATTCCGGTCTGGTGGCGCCAATTCAAGGGCGAAGACTATTTCCTGTTGCGTGCTTTGCCGCCAACCGCGAAGCCCTATCGCCCAAGCCTCCATGGACAATCCGACCCCGCCAGCATCTTGGACAGCGCATCATGA
- a CDS encoding 3-methyl-2-oxobutanoate hydroxymethyltransferase, with amino-acid sequence MARKRPTIADIRANKGKVQYTMMRTESWDELAAAEAAGIDMVSVPPEMMIEPRFRDVGPSLFAVPGMNYFEGGNTDFFIDWSFKMLKAGADAVYCSASLQTVKRLAEEAVPVIGHVGLIPSKATWTGGFKAVGKTAASAKQVFEQVKRYEEAGAFGVEIEVVPPEVTAEISKHTDLFLVSMGGGSGGDCQYLFGCDVLGTNSGHVPRHAKKYANLAAEYARIQTMRVDAFKSFVAEVQSGGWPTPEYLVTAPKAEMDAFKKMLAGK; translated from the coding sequence ATGGCCCGCAAACGCCCCACCATCGCCGATATCCGCGCCAACAAGGGCAAGGTTCAATATACCATGATGCGGACGGAAAGCTGGGATGAGCTTGCAGCCGCAGAAGCCGCCGGAATCGACATGGTATCCGTTCCACCAGAAATGATGATTGAGCCGCGATTTCGCGATGTCGGCCCCAGCCTGTTTGCAGTTCCAGGCATGAATTATTTCGAAGGCGGCAACACCGACTTCTTCATCGACTGGTCATTCAAAATGCTGAAGGCCGGTGCCGATGCCGTCTATTGCTCGGCCTCATTGCAAACCGTGAAACGTCTGGCCGAAGAGGCCGTTCCGGTCATCGGTCATGTTGGTTTGATTCCGTCCAAGGCCACTTGGACGGGCGGCTTCAAAGCCGTCGGTAAGACCGCTGCAAGCGCTAAACAGGTATTTGAGCAGGTCAAACGTTATGAAGAAGCTGGCGCATTCGGCGTTGAGATTGAAGTGGTGCCGCCGGAAGTGACCGCCGAAATATCGAAGCACACAGATCTGTTTCTGGTCTCCATGGGTGGCGGCTCAGGCGGCGATTGCCAATATCTGTTTGGCTGTGACGTGCTGGGTACCAATTCGGGCCATGTGCCCCGGCATGCCAAGAAATATGCAAATCTTGCAGCAGAATATGCGCGCATCCAGACGATGCGCGTGGATGCTTTCAAGTCTTTCGTGGCTGAGGTTCAATCGGGGGGCTGGCCGACCCCAGAGTATTTGGTTACGGCGCCCAAAGCCGAAATGGATGCTTTCAAGAAAATGCTGGCGGGCAAATAG
- a CDS encoding LacI family DNA-binding transcriptional regulator, with product MAKKAGVSVATVDRVLNRRLPVRADTAQRVVQAAEAIGYHATGLLKRRLTEAPVRKFGFLLQKRDAFYQVLGRELADVTKLASYIEGKPIVEFMEELAPGYIASKIREVAPKVDAMAVVAVDHPLINEAVDTVVQSGKPVFSLLSDLTTEMKSGHIGMDGRKVGRIAAWTISRMAKRQGQVGILLGSHRYLNQDLAEISFRSYMREHAPHFTVLEAIINLDDEHIAYDAISHMVEKSADLVAIYACGGGQDGLIKALRDKRGDRNIVAICNELTQMTRTALIDGTIDLCLGHPVVPMASLLVEMMAKACSAPEIPHFPPRLFSAEIFISENI from the coding sequence TTGGCGAAGAAAGCTGGGGTCAGCGTGGCGACCGTCGACCGTGTGCTGAATCGGCGATTGCCGGTGCGCGCTGATACCGCGCAACGGGTTGTGCAAGCGGCGGAAGCCATTGGGTATCATGCGACGGGACTCTTGAAGCGCAGGTTGACTGAAGCTCCCGTGCGCAAGTTTGGCTTCCTGCTGCAAAAGCGCGATGCCTTCTATCAGGTACTCGGTCGTGAGCTGGCGGATGTTACAAAATTGGCCAGCTACATCGAGGGCAAGCCTATTGTGGAATTCATGGAAGAATTGGCGCCCGGCTACATAGCATCCAAAATTCGGGAGGTGGCGCCGAAGGTTGATGCCATGGCGGTGGTCGCTGTTGATCATCCACTTATAAATGAAGCTGTCGACACCGTGGTCCAGTCTGGAAAGCCTGTATTCTCCCTGTTAAGTGACCTGACTACAGAAATGAAATCCGGCCATATAGGCATGGACGGGAGGAAAGTTGGCCGCATTGCCGCCTGGACAATCAGTCGTATGGCAAAAAGACAGGGCCAAGTTGGCATCCTGCTGGGCAGTCATCGCTATCTTAATCAGGATTTGGCCGAGATCAGCTTCAGGAGCTACATGCGCGAGCATGCTCCCCATTTTACCGTTCTGGAAGCCATCATCAATCTGGACGATGAGCATATCGCCTATGACGCCATTTCCCACATGGTTGAAAAAAGTGCGGACCTCGTTGCCATCTATGCATGCGGTGGTGGGCAGGACGGTTTGATCAAAGCCCTCCGGGATAAACGTGGTGACCGGAACATTGTCGCCATCTGCAACGAATTGACGCAAATGACCCGGACTGCATTGATTGATGGCACAATTGATCTTTGCCTCGGACACCCGGTTGTACCCATGGCTTCGCTCCTGGTGGAAATGATGGCGAAGGCTTGCTCTGCACCTGAGATTCCGCATTTCCCACCACGTCTGTTTTCAGCCGAAATCTTCATCAGCGAAAACATCTGA
- the iolG gene encoding inositol 2-dehydrogenase produces the protein MIRFGVIGAGRIGKVHSKTIALNSKAKLSYIADAMPAAAEALAAQYGAKVASVDEIMKAKDVDAVLIGSPTGFHAEQIQAASNNGKSIMCEKPVSLSVELIEQTLKVVEKNKSTLMIGFNRRFDPNFGELEQRIRKGVIGDVELVTVISRDPNPPPADYVKGSGGLFRDMMIHDLDMARFLMGEEFVVVHALGSALVDKAIGVAGDVDTAAVQMQTASGRIAVITNSRRATYGYDQRMEVHGSKGMLSARNVHNTTVEVHNAEGTKADPIQNFFLERYGAAYAHELNTFIAAVESGDRNPKPSGFDGLQAQKLADAATVSWQTGKPVKVA, from the coding sequence ATGATCAGATTTGGCGTTATCGGCGCAGGCCGCATTGGCAAGGTGCATTCCAAGACCATCGCTTTGAATTCCAAGGCGAAGCTCAGCTATATCGCCGATGCCATGCCCGCGGCAGCGGAGGCTCTGGCTGCGCAATATGGTGCCAAGGTCGCGTCCGTTGACGAGATCATGAAGGCAAAGGATGTCGATGCGGTATTGATCGGCTCTCCGACAGGTTTTCACGCTGAGCAGATCCAGGCGGCTTCCAACAATGGCAAGTCGATCATGTGCGAGAAGCCGGTGTCGCTGTCCGTGGAGCTGATCGAGCAGACCCTGAAAGTGGTGGAGAAGAACAAGTCAACCTTGATGATTGGCTTTAACCGGCGCTTTGACCCTAATTTCGGCGAGCTGGAACAACGCATCCGCAAGGGTGTGATCGGCGATGTGGAACTGGTGACTGTGATCTCGCGTGATCCCAATCCCCCGCCTGCTGACTATGTCAAAGGCTCAGGCGGCTTGTTCCGGGACATGATGATCCATGATCTCGACATGGCGCGCTTTCTGATGGGCGAAGAATTCGTGGTGGTGCATGCCTTGGGTTCCGCCCTGGTTGACAAGGCCATTGGCGTGGCCGGTGACGTTGATACGGCGGCTGTTCAAATGCAGACGGCCTCGGGCCGCATTGCGGTCATCACCAATTCCAGGCGCGCCACCTATGGCTATGACCAGCGCATGGAGGTTCATGGTTCAAAGGGCATGCTTTCCGCCCGCAATGTGCACAATACCACGGTTGAAGTTCACAATGCTGAAGGCACCAAAGCTGATCCCATTCAGAACTTCTTCCTTGAGCGTTATGGCGCGGCCTATGCCCATGAGCTCAATACCTTCATCGCTGCTGTTGAATCCGGCGACCGCAATCCCAAACCTTCAGGCTTTGATGGCTTGCAGGCCCAGAAACTCGCTGACGCTGCCACTGTGTCCTGGCAGACGGGCAAGCCTGTGAAGGTGGCGTGA